A region of the Phaseolus vulgaris cultivar G19833 chromosome 11, P. vulgaris v2.0, whole genome shotgun sequence genome:
TCTCACCTCCAGCAGACACGAACCTTGACAAAGCGGCCATTCGCCTAGTAAGTTGCTGCACTTCTTTCACTGAGGTTGGACTCCTCATGACAATGATAGTtgcgcacttatcagggttcgcctctatccccctctccgTAAGCATGAAGCCCAAGAACTTACCCGCCTCAACCCCGAAGATGCACTTCTCAGGGCtcagcttgaggcggtactttgATATGGTGGCAAAGAACTCTTCTAGATCCGTTGTGCCGCCCcctctcctgcgaggtcaccaccatgtcatctacgtaggcttgcacgttcctttccagcatgggtgcaaggaccttaTCCATTAGTCTCTGTTAGGTGGCGTCcacgttcttcagcccaaacgacatcaccttatagcagtaactgcacgTCTCTGTCATGAACGCCGTCTTGCTCTCATCCCTTGGGTGCATCTTTATatgattgtaccccgagaatgcatccaagaagctcAGCATCTTACACCCTGAAGTGCTGTCCACTAACGCGTCGATGCTAGGTAAGGGGTACGAATCTTtagggcacgccttattcaattctgtgaagtcgacgcacattctccactttccattcgccttcttcaccaaaatgacgttggccagccactcagggtattggatcaCCCTGATGTGCCCAGCACCTAGCAATTTCTTCGTCTTCTCCTGCATGACGAGgcgcctctcctcgttgaacttcctcctcctttgtcgtacagggcgaaccttgggatccatggtgaggtggtggcacaagaagtctgggtcgatgcctggcatgtccgaggcggaccatgcgaacgcaTCTAGGTGGCGTGAGATCACCGCCGCCACTTCATCCTGCTCCTCCTGGCTCAGCAAACGTCCCAACTTGAACACCTTGCCACCTATCTGCCTCTCCACCACGTTGTCTACTGGCTGGGGTCGCCTATCTCTCGCACTCTCCGCACGAGACTCGCCTCTGCCGCCTTCTCTTATAGGCGTCACCACATCAGGTGCTTCAGGCGTGGCCTCCCCCGACGCTTCTTCCATGGGTGAGACCCCCTCGAATACTTCTTCCATGGGTGTGGCCTCCCCACGTGCTTCTTCTAAGCGCGCGTCTTCCCtgggcgtcgcctcttccaagGGCTCTAACTCCATTGGCGTATCTGAAACGGGCGGGCGTTCTATCACCATGACCACGCCCCTTTTCGTTTTTAAGCTGTTCTCGTAGCATTTTCGAGCCTCCTCTAGATCAGACCTGATCACGATCACTTTGCCACTAAGgtctggcaacttcatcttcatgtggcgcatGGAGGCCATTGCTCTTAGCCTATTCAGCGCTTGCCTACCCAACAGAATATTGTAAGCTGAATTGGCATTAACTACCAAGTAGCGAATGCTCTCTGTACGGGACGCCGTTCCATCCATAAACGTCGTCCTTAGCTCCAAGTAGCCTCGTACTTCCACTTGGTCCcctgcaaacccatacaagcatccagtgTAGGGCCTCAGCAGGTCAGGGGACTactgcagcttgttgaaggtcgaccaaaacatgacatctgcagaactgccctggtcgacgagaacTCCATGCACCTTTCTCCCCGCTGTGACAatcgaaatgaccacggggtcattgtcatggggGACAACATCACGTAGATCACCTTTCATGTACACCAGGTCTGTCTCCCACAGGTCGTCCGAACCCTCTCCAACAACTGAATTCACTGACCTCACGTACCTCTTGCGCTGAGAGGTAATGGGCCCCCCTCCTGAGAAGCCTCCAAAAATGGTGTGTACTTCTCCATGGATTGGCATTTCATGCGTCTGATCCTCCTCTGGCACCGCTAAGGCCGCGGCCGTAGCAGACCCTGCCTGGTAATCTTTCgggaaaccattcttcaccagTTCATCTAACTGATGGCCCAGCGCCAAGCAGTTGTTGATGTGGTGCCCAAatgcctcgtggaactcgcaccacaaGTCTTTGTGAGGTCCCAACACTTTATCTGTCTTCACTGGTGGCCTAAGCCTGTCGGCTATGTTTGGCACAACAATAAGATCTTTAagctccaccacaaaattgtgccTTATCGGCCTATTCCCTTCCCTCGCCGGCCTGTTTCCCTCTGCTCGACCCCTGGGTTGGGGCCTCCTTCCCTCGTATGGGCGTCTCTTCTCCTggttcttccttcccgtcgtggctTCGTTGACCCTGGCGGGTTGTGCACGCGACGGTGCTCTCGGGCGTGTGGGTGCAACACTTGTGTACTTCTCACACACCTCGCCCTCAGTGGCGATGTGTTCCACAACACGACGCCTTATCTCAGCAAAAAGTTCGggggcggttgcggatgatggaCTCGCAGAAAGGCCCTGGACACACCCCCTTTCTGAACGCGTAGACGATCATGGGCTCTTCtgtggtgccaaccttcaccactTGTGCCCCGAAAAGATTTATGTATTCCTTCAAGGTCtcgccttgatactgcttcacgtcgaacaggtcgtatgAAATTAGTGATGGAGCCCTGTTTGCTAGGTACTGCTCCCTGAATAGCTGGGAGAGTTGTgcgaaagatgtgatatggccatctgaaaggctgatgaaccagtccatggccatgccagtcaaagtgctcatgaagagcttgcatctcaCGGCGTCGGAGCAGCCTACCAGCATCATTTGCGTGTCgaacgcagtgagatgtgctTTGGGATCTTCCATCCCAGTGAAAGTCACCTTAGGACCTACGAACGTATTGGGATTTACCGCCTCCAGAATCGACTGCGAGAACGGCGTAGAGAATTCCCTTGGTGGAGTGAAACACTCGCGCTCATCTGCATCACATAGCCCTAAGTTGTTGCGCAACccgcggcgcaactcctcattcgtACGACAGAGCTCttcgtttctcgcctgagacgccgcgagatccgcctgcatgacTCTTGCTCAACCTTCGACGCCGCCATTGCCTCCTGCAATCCCTGCATCAtatccatgacctgctgcatggtcatGTCCCCACTCTCAGTGTACGTCGAACTTTGCCTGGTGGTCCTCATCTTCAATGATTTCTTGAAACTCTTCTAACTGTTACGGCGGTTCTAACAAACTTCTCCGGTGGAAACGAACGAGATCGAAAACGATCGGTGTAAACCTAGTGAAACTAAAGAACGAACGGTTGAAacttgaagaagatgaagaaagcGATGGGAACTCGAACTGGACTGACGAACAATCGGTGAAAACTGAATTCAATCAgaaaacgaacggtggaaaccACGAGCAACGGTGTATCTTCAGCAAACTTCAAACAAAAATGAACAAACGGTGAACTGAACTGAACTTCACGATGAATTGTGGATCTTGGACGATTCTTGAAAACCGATCTTTGAGAACTGCGACTGAAAAACCTCTAACACTTGCGGTGGGAGCtaatgttttaaatcggccccacggtgggcgccaaatgttcctgtcggttgaccgGAAAGATCTTCGTGCGTAGCCTTGACTCATGAACAAGGACTCCTTCATCTCCAATGCAGATATTCACCCTACACTGCCGTGAGCACCTGAAACAAGGaagaacaaagggcgccctcgcggccgtttgcactccgacgatcaagttagcaAAGCAAGAAACATCAAAACCTCCGTATCGGAGAACCGTAACTAAATCGTAACTAACTttgttctctctttctctctctgaGTGAGTGTGTAAACTGAGTAAAGCGTGCAACTGTAAAACGTACCTTAGTAAACTTTCagagaagcttatataccttgatgtttcagtgcttactgccacgtgtccTTCTGACTTCACCGCCATTCTACGTGGAGGGCCTTACcacgctgtaacccaacttagggaaactCCAACGTGTATGTCCTCcttctcttgggtgcatctggCGCtggggtgactacctgggtgccaactcatgcgccccagcttctagtcactggccttgggagtgtatctgccttcctctcgtaccatgcacatggttcGCCCCTAGGTGTGGccctctcctgggtcgtatctgtcccagggattctccaaaggtggcgtgggtacttcacgaggcAGGCTACCTGCTGCTGATACTgggactatggccttgaagccaccccTTTCTtcattactgttctgaggtaccagggcccgaggcctcctcgccCGTACCGTGACCTCTGACTGTGTCGCCCCTtccacggtcttccctacccgtgggtatcggggggtgacgTCAGCGACGCCTCAACATGGCGACGCtcacacctggcgacgcctacctCTGGTGACGCCCAAAGTGGTCAACATGCTGACTTTCCTCCTTGGAACCCCCTCggtgggtcccaccatatgtttgactttgactctggtcaacgcccggggacagGTCAGTACACTTTCCATGCTTTTGGTTGAGACCATCTACTTTCTTTCTTCAGCTAGTTTTTCtcggccccatggtgggcgccaattgttcgtgttagggagatgagacctagagaactattgaaggcttcatcttcttccttcctTCGGGCAGGTTGCTAATGCTTAATGTGATCCTTCTGGTCTTCGCACTACTCCTTCGGCGCTCGGTCTCAGGTGAATGCCAAATAGGGGAGGTACTTGCAGAAAgtactctgacgctcaagtcagtaaataGGGTACTCGACACTCAGGTGTGTACAGTAATAATGACGTACCCTTCTTCTTGGAATgtgcgctatttatattattttaatgggcttaccttattgggcctgattagtggaatggatcacacttatggttgtattacctaattcttaatggtagTTTAGCTTCACTGGCCTTGGTATGAGTGATAATGGTGAAATGCGTCAGTCGGCTTGGCCGTCCGTGGGGGTCTTGGTCAGCTCGGTCAGTCCAGACCGAGGAATGGTAGTGCTATGGAGGCTaacacttgtatttatagtgctaTGGGCAGCCAAGGTGCAAGCTTTAATCCTAAAAAACTCTTCAAATGGTCTAGAGTTGCATTGGGTCCAAGGAGGCCCAATTGTAACTCTAGCTACACTCTTCCTTTTTCTATCTACACCCTACTCTAATTGGCAAAATTGACCTAAAACATGGCCCAATATAATGGCCGAAATACAAGACCAACATAAAGCTTATACTACTTCATACAAATTTATAAGACTAGgaaatttggaagaaaaagttaaaaattaattctccATAAAATAGAGTTTTCTGAAGTcgtttttcttcttccatttttctAGTCATGACCCTAATGAAAGGTCCAATATGTGTCCTTCTGGATGGTCCTTCATCATTTTGGTTTCATAAAATTATTCTAGGAAGATATTAAGATTGAGATTATCAATGTGGTTGGATGTTTTGTATATAATGGAAGGTGGTCTAGGCGGGTGAATGCATTGTTTATAACTCTCATACCTAAAGTAAAAATTCCTCAACACCTACATCAATTTCAGCCTATCTCTTTGGTAGGTTGTATTTATAAGATTATATATAAGATTTTATCTCGCAGATTGTAAAGAGTCCTTCATAAGGTTATTGATCATAAGCAGTACGTTTTTAATGAGGGTAGAAGGTTATTGGACATTGTGTTGGTGGAAAACGAAACTTTAGAAGatataaagagaaaaaaggAAATTAATATCTTCTTAAAGGTTGATTACGAAATTTTTTTACGATTCATTCAGATGGGATTTCATTTACTATATGTTAGGGAAATTAGGGTTTTGTGATAAGTGGATTGGGTGGATAAAAGAATACTTATAATCCTTGTCTTTTTCAGTTCTTGTGAATGGAAGTCCAACATTTGAATTTAAATCAGAGAAAGGACTAAGGCAAGGCGTTCGTCTCGCACTATTTTTGTACCTCATAGTCGTAAAAGGTCTTGTGGGGTTTGTAAGACAAGCGCAAGAGACAAATCTATTAGAAAGCATTCTAGTTGGGAAGAATGAGGTGCCAATGGACATGTTACAATTCGTTGATGACACGTTTTACTTTTGTAGAGCTATGACTAAGAGTGTTCTTGTACTGAAAGCTATTTTAAGATGTTTTGAGCTATCGATTAGGCTAAAAGTAAATTAATGTAAGAGTATATCATGGTTTCCATGCAAACACCATCCACAGGTATGCCTCGAAAACTATGATACAATGAGCATCCCGTTTAAGTACCTAGGAATAAGCATCGAGGGTAATCAGAGAAGAAAGGTTTTGGGACAGGGTGGtacaaaaaattaagaatagaTTTACTGGTTGGGAAGGGAGACACTTATCTTGTGCAGGTAGAATATGTTTTGTAAAATCGGTTATTACATCACTATCCCTCTTCTACATGTCATTTTTCAAAATGCCTATAGTGAGTTCgaacaaaattatgaaattacAAAGACAATTTATGTGGAATTGGGCAAGGGACGAGAGGAGTATAGTTTAGGTTTCCTAGGAGAAAAGTGTGCAAACCTAAAGAGGAAGGTCGTTCATGGGTGTTGGACATAAGATTGTTTAATATTGCTTTATTAGGGAAATGGATTTAGCGATTAAGGACTAAAAAAgaatgatgagaatcaaaaagatgttattgatagaagaaatggacaagggccaaagcatttaaagttcttcttattagtctttgcaaaagatgagacctaagcccaaagcccaagcccaagaaggcccaagcccaagaagcccaggtccaaaccatgaggggcaaggccaagcattaaataaaagagcatcatttgaatgactcttgtaggtgtggatattaaataaataggtgtgaatgtattagagagagtcacattgtccatgtgacttagtaggggggtgtaggtgtagtttttaggaggtgtcatagtagaaaaaggtcacacctcccatgtgacttgttttggtgggaatttcaaatgagtttcatttgaattttcccacctatttttcagcacctcttaggctataaataaggtgcttgcctttgtaaaattcagaattggaaattagaagtagagaaactctactcaagtttagagagaaattgtgagtcttgttgtcttcttcttcctttgccttatcttgtgtgccaatggtgagcttcaagtggcggcaagctttcacttatcttggaacaagactccaagtggcgtgaatgcagttccaaattctcaaatccagcaaACTTCATTCAATAAGTGTTCATTCTTTCATCTCttgcaatttcaatcggtagtttccaatgttttagtgttcttcatccttttcaccGTTTGAATTTGTGTTTCTTAGCTTATTCTTCAATTTATGTTCGGTTCTTGGTGTTTCCGTTTTCAATTACGTTTTGTATCTTGTTCTAAGGTTGTGTACAAGGAAATAGCACTCATAatgagtttggatcatcattttggaaggtttggtctccattgatgactccttaagcttcTTTGCAACCAttctgttttcagcttgttGTTCTTTTGTGGTTCTGATTTCGTTTTCCTTATTCAATCACTCTTTGATCCTTTAATTGTTGTTATCCTTTTCCTTTAATGTTGATTTTAAGAGTTCTAAAGTGTCTATGTTCAATGCAACTCATATCAAAGAAGGACTATGAAATACTGGTATCTATATGGGGGCTAGATGGATATAAGGAACATAtaggtgatcctgcctgttgaccggagcgctggagattgcctcgtcaaaggatcgacgtgcgcgccgcttctcacttccgttcctcctctggatctatctcaagaacctgcaaagaaacgatacggcgccgctgcggccgatcgcactccgacgctcaagtcagtgacggtatcaccaaatactaagaactggaaccgtgcaaaaactctctcacaaaacagctctgtcactcgcaagcgtaaagtgtatgaactgaacgtgcgtacctcagaaagttcgctaagagctcttatatacctggtgattttctctctcctggcagttacagacttggacacgtggctcgtatccaactgtacacgtgccatcatctggaggctccctgacttggcgctgcttctactctcattttggctaagttacctatgcatggtactgcccagtgcatagctaacttaggagtgcgatccctactgaaactggcgagttagggtcttcatacaccttccctgtggtctcgccg
Encoded here:
- the LOC137838159 gene encoding uncharacterized protein; this encodes MQADLAASQARNEELCRTNEELRRGLRNNLGLCDADERECFTPPREFSTPFSQSILEAVNPNTFVGPKVTFTGMEDPKAHLTAFDTQMMLVGCSDAVRCKLFMSTLTGMAMDWFISLSDGHITSFAQLSQLFREQYLANRAPSLISYDLFDVKQYQADRLRPPVKTDKVLGPHKDLWCEFHEAFGHHINNCLALGHQLDELVKNGFPKDYQAGSATAAALAVPEEDQTHEMPIHGEVHTIFGGFSGGGPITSQRKRYVRSVNSVVGEGSDDLWETDLVYMKGDLRDVVPHDNDPVVISIVTAGRKVHGVLVDQGSSADVMFWSTFNKLQ